CAGCGCAGTCCGGTCGTGAAGTGCAGCCGGGCCGGAGCCTGTTGGTCCTCGGCGCCGGAGCGCTGCGAGTACACGATGTCCTTCAGATGCCCGCCGCGGACGTACGAGGTCGACTTGTCCGGGTCGCCGTTGCGGGCGTAGCGGTTGGTCTCCTGCTCGTAGAAGTAGGTGTTGGAGTTGCCGTGCGCGTCCACGACGCCGTCGAGGTTCCAGCGCCAGGCCTGCGTGCAGTACGAGTCCTCGACGCCGCCGGCGTGGCAGGGCTCGCCCTCGTCGTCGCCGAAGACGGGGACGGTGTAGACGGAGTCGGTCGCGGTGCCGGTGGTGGCCTGCTTGCCGCGGCCGAAGGTGTACTGGGTGCCCTGCGGGGTGGTCACCACCCAGTACTCGCCGTTGTCGTCACCGTTGTCCGCGCCGGTCTTCCGCTGGATCCGCCAGCCCGGGTCCTCCTGGGCACGCCAGCTGTCGCCGCCCGCCGCGGTGTCCTTGACCAGTGCGGACGAGGTGCCCTGGAGGGAGATGCGGTACTCGTCTCCCGCCCAGCACAGGTCGCCGGTGTCACCGCCGTCGTCGGCGCAGCCGTTGTAGCGGCGCTCGATGTAGGGCAGGGCGAGGTCCCAGCCCTGGCCGACCCAGGACGGCTGGTTGTTCTCGGCGGCGACCATGCCGTCGACGGCCTGCGAGGAGTAACCGAGGCTGATGTCGGGGGCGTCGCCCGCGATCGCGGGGACCTGCGGGAGCGGCAACGACCAGGAGAAGTCACCGGAGTTGAGGCCGACCTGCCACTTGCTGGAGGAGGCGAGGGTGGTGGCGGTGGCCGATCCGGTCTCGCCGTTGGGCGCGGCGGCGACCACGAACACCGTGTCCGGGTCGGCGGCCACCTCGGCGGAGAGCGTGTGCGTGGTGAGGTCGATGCGGCTCTTGACCGGCGCACTCTGCTCGCACTTCGCGGCGCGCGGTGTGGTCAGCGCGCAGGCGGGCTTGGCGATCAGGCGCAGCCGGGTCTCGAAGTCGGCGCCGAAGGCCTGACGGAAGCCGGAGGTGTCGACCCGGACGCCGACCCGGTCGGCGGGCTGTGCGGCTTCGAGGGTGAAGGCCGTGGCGTGGCCGCCGAGTTGGCGAGCTGTGCCGTTGCCGTACGCCGTGATGTCGACGGTGTCGGGAGCGGCGCCGCGGTTGCGGGGCGCGGTGACCGACACGGCGGTGCCGGCGGCGCGGGCCGGCTCGGTGCCGACGCTGACGGTGTCCTCGCCCGCCTCGGGCCAGTCGACCTTCGCCGCCTTGGCGGCGGCGAGGGGTCGGCCCTGGGGGTCGACGGGTCTGGTGTCGAGCCGGGCGCCGGCCCGTAACGCGGTGCGGTCGATCGTGGTCACGGATCTCTCGGCGTCGGCGACCGAGGTGGTCTGCCCCGGTGCGGCCCGGGCGATCACCGGCTGCAGGCCCGACAGGCCCAGTGCCAGGACGACCGCGGCGACACAGGATGACCGAAAACGCTTCATGAGTCCCCCTCCACCCGTAAAGCCCCAAGCGTCACGAAAGGATCATGGGCACGTCAAGGTTGAGTCTGAGACATTCCTGTGAAGGAAAAGGGTGTAAGATCCGCGCCATGTACGCGCACTCGACCCAGAACTGGTGGTGGACCGCTCATCCGGCGGCCCACTGACAAGCGCGTACGCAAGACTTCGCGAAGGCCGCCCGAGGGGCGGCCTTCGGTGTTTCCGGGGTCGTTCCTCACCGCCATTGACAGAAGACGGACGAGGAATCATGGACCTGAACCAGCTCCTGCACGACGACCGCCCTTTCGCCCTGCTCCGCCGCCGCACCCCGGGCCACGACGAGAACACCGTCGAACTGCTCGTCGGCTCGGTCAGCACCTACGACCGTCTCGCCGACCTCCCCGACGAGGGCCTGGCGCTCGTACCCTTCCGTCAGATCCGCGAGCGCGGCTTCGACGTGCGGGACGACGGGACGCCGCTCGCGGTGCTGACGCCCGAGCAGACCCACGCCCTCTCTCTCACGGAGGCCCTCGCGCAGCTTCCCGCCCACGACGTCCGTGTCGAGAACGGCGGCTTCGACGTGGCCGACGAGGAGTACGCCGAGATCGTCGGACGGGTGCTGCACGAGGAGATCGGGCGCGGCGAGGGTGCCAACTTCGTGATCCGGCGAACCTACGAGGGCGGGATCCCGGGGTTCTCCCGCGCGGACGCGCTCGCCCTGTTCCGGCGGCTCCTGGAGGGCGAGCGGGGCGCGTACTGGACCTTCGTCGTGCACACCGGCGAGCGGACCCTGGTCGGCGCGAGCCCGGAGGTGCACGTCCGGATGTCCGGCGGGACCGTCGTCATGAACCCGATCAGCGGGACGTACCGCTATCCCGCCGAGGGCCCCACCCCCGAGCACCTGCTCGACTTCCTCGCCGACGGCAAGGAGATCGAGGAGCTGTCGATGGTCGTCGACGAGGAGCTCAAGATGATGTGCACCGTCGGTGACATGGGAGGGGTCGTCATCGGGCCCCGGTTGAAGGAGATGTCCCACCTCGCGCACACCGAGTACGAACTGCGCGGGAAGTCCTCGCTGGACGTGCGGGAGGTCCTGAAGGAGACCATGTTCGCGGCCACCGTCACCGGTTCGCCCGTGCAGAACGCCTGCCGGGTCATCGAGCGGCACGAGGTCGGCGGGCGCGGGTACTACGCCGGCGCGCTGGCGCTGCTCGGCCGGGACTCCGGCGGGGCGCAGACCCTCGACTCCCCCATCCTCATCCGCACCGCGGACATCTCCACCGACGGCCGCCTCAAGGTCCCCGTCGGCGCGACCCTCGTGCGCGGCTCGGACCCGGTGAGCGAGGTCGCGGAGACCCACGCCAAGGCGGCGGGGGTACTGGCGGCTCTCGGCGTACGACCGTCCCGGCCCCGTGCGGAGCACCCGCGCGTGAGTCTCGCCGACGACCCACGTGTGCGTGCCGCGCTCGACGGGCGGCGCACGAACCTCGCCCCCTTCTGGCTGCGGATGCAGGAGCGGTCGTACGGGCTCGAAGGGCACGCCCTCGTGGTCGACGGCGAGGACACCTTCACCTCGATGCTGGCGCATGTGCTGCGCTCGGGCGGACTGGACGTGACCGTGCGGCGCTACGACGAACCGGGCCTGAGGGACGCCGTGCTCGCGCACGAGGGGCCCGTCGTCCTCGGCCCCGGTCCCGGCGATCCGTCCGACCTGGACGACCCCAAGATGCGGTTCCTGCGTGACCTGACCGCGCTCGTCGTCCGCGGCCACCGGCACGGCGTCCTCGGCGTCTGCCTGGGCCACGAGCTGATCGCGGCCGAGCTGGGCCTGGAGATCGTACGGAAGGAGGTGCCGTACCAGGGGGCGCAGACGGCCATCGACCTGTTCGGGCGGCCGGAGACGGTCGGCTTCTACAACAGCTTCGTGGCGCGCTGCGACGACGAGGTGGCCGAGGAGCTGGCCGCGCACGGGATCGAGGTCAGCCGGGCCGGCAACACCGAGGTCCATGCCCTGCGCGGACCCGGGTTCGCGGGGGTGCAGTTCCATCCCGAGTCGGTGCTGACACTGAACGGCGCCGCCGTCGTTCGGGAGCTGGTGGGTCAGCTGCGGGGCACCAGCACGTCCGGGGGCGCCTGCCCCCGGACCCCGCTTCGGCCCTGAACTCGCCGACGTCAGCCGAAGAAGACCCCCACCTCCTCGTACAGCTTCGGATCCACCGTCTTCAGCTTCGCCGTCGCCTCCGCGATCGGCACGCGCACGATGTCCGTCCCGCGCAGGGCGACCATCTTGCCGAAGTCGCCCTCGCGGACGGCGTCGATGGCGTGCAGGCCGAAGCGGGTGGCGAGCCAGCGGTCGAAGGCGCTGGGGGTGCCGCCGCGCTGGATGTGCCCGAGGACCGTCGTGCGGGCCTCCTTGCCGGTGCGCTTCTCTATCTGCTTGGCCAGCCACTCGCCGACGCCGGACAGCCGCACATGTCCGAAGGAGTCGAGCGACTCGTCCTTGAGGACCACGTCGCCGTCCTTCGGCATGGCACCCTCGGCGACGACCACGATCGGGGCGTACGACGCCTTGAAGCGCGAGGTGATCCAGGCGCACACCTGGTCGACGTCGAAGCGCTGCTCGGGGATGAGGATGACGTTGGCGCCGCCCGCGAGGCCGGAGTGCAGGGCGATCCAGCCGGCGTGGCGGCCCATCACCTCGCAGACCAGTACGCGCATATGGGACTCGGCGGTGGTGTGCAGCCGGTCGATGGCCTCCGTGGCGATGCCGACCGCGGTGTCGAAGCCGAAGGTGTAGTCGGTGGCGGAGAGGTCGTTGTCGATGGTCTTCGGTACGCCGACGCAGGGCACGCCGTGCCGGTCGGACAGTTGCGCGGCCACGCCCAGGGTGTCCTCGCCACCGATGGCGATGAGCGCTTCGATCTCCCGCGCGGCCAGGTTCTCCTGGATCCGGCGGATGCCGTCCTCCTGCTTCAGCGGATTCGTGCGGGAGGAGCCGAGGATGGTGCCGCCGCGGGGCAGGATGCCGCGCACGGCCGGGATGTCGAGACGCACGGTGGCGTCCTCCAGTGGACCCCGCCAGCCGTCCCGGAAGCCGGTGAAGTCATAGCCGTACTCCTGAACGCCCTTGCGGACGATGGCCCGGATGACGGCGTTGAGGCCGGGGCAGTCGCCGCCTCCGGTCAGTACTCCGACGCGCATGGACAGTTCCCTTCGCCGCAGGTGCCTGACGAAGGGTCAGTGTGACGCGCGTCTCACTCGTCGTCGAGGCCTCGTTCGATGGCGTACCGGACGAGCTCGACCCTGTTGTGGAGTTGCAGCTTGCCGAGAGTGTTCTGGACGTGGTTCTGGACCGTGCGGTGGGAGATCACCAGACGTTCGGCGACCTGCTTGTAGCTCAGGCCCTTGGCGACCAGCCTCAGCACCTCGGTCTCGCGCTCGGTGAGCTGCGGGGCCCTGGGCCGGTCGGGGTCGGTGGTGGGCGCGGGATCGGTGGCGAGGCGGCGGTACTCACCGAGGACCAGCCCCGCGAGGCCGGGCGTGAAGACGGGGTCTCCGACGGCCGTGCGGCGGACCGCGTCCAGGAGTTCCTCGGTCGACGCCGACTTCAGCAGATACCCGGTCGCGCCCGACTTCACGGCCTCCAGTACGTCGGCGTGCTCGCCGCTCGCGGACAGCACGAGGACACGCAGTGCCGGGTTGTGCCCGACGAGCTCCTTGCAGACCTGGACGCCGGGCTTCACCGGCAGGTTCAGGTCGAGCACCAGCACGTCGGGGTCCGCCGCCTTGGCCCTGCGTACGGCCTGGTCGCCGTCGCCCGCCGTCGCGACCACGTCCAAGCCGGACTCGGCCAGGTCCCGGGCGACCGCGTCGCGCCACATGGGGTGGTCGTCGACCACCATGACCTTGATCGGACCCTTGTCGTTCATCGCTGTCCTGCCTTCCCCCGTGAGACCTTCGGTACCTTCAGTTCGACCTCCGTGCCCTGTCCCGGAGGCGAGATCAGCTCGGCGCTCCCGCCGAGGTCGCGCAGTCGGCCCCGGATCGACAGGGCCACCCCGAGCCGCCCTTCGCCCTCGGCCTGGGCGAGCCGCCCCTCGGGGATGCCGGGTCCGTCGTCCCGTACGGTCACGATCACCTCGTCGGGCTCGTCCTCGACGAGGATCCACGCACGCGCGTGCTCACCGGCATGCCGGTGGACGTTGTCCAGTGCTGCCCCGACGGCCGCGGCCAGCTCGCGCGCGGCGGGCGGGGGCAGCGGGACGGGGGCGCCGGGCTCGACGAGGGAGACCTTCGCCGAGGCGTACGGGGCGAGCAGTGCGCGCAGGTCGAGCGGCCCATCGTCCGGCCGGTCGTCCGGCCCGTCGTCGATGACGTGGACGACCGCCCCTTGGGCCGCGTCCCGCGAGACCCGGGAGACCGAGGTCAGGCCGCCGGAGACCAGGGTGCGCAGCGCCACCTCCTGCTCGCCGGCCATCCGGCCCAGCTCGGCCGCCTCGCCGCCCATGACCGCGCCCCGGCGCTGCACCATGGCGAGCACCTGGAGGACGCTGTCGTGGATGTCGCGGGCCAGCCGCTCCCGCTCCCGGGTCGCCGCCTCGATCTCCAGGGCGCGGGCGAGGGTGCGCTCGGAGGCGCGGGCGACCTCGACGACGTAGCCGATGGCGATGGAGGCGACCCAGACGAGGATCACGTTGTGGACGGTGTCGCGGGCCGGGTGCCCGCGCTCGAACAGATTGGCGGCGGCGACCGGCGTGGAGGCGAGCGCGGCCCAGCGCCAGCCGCCCTTGATGGCGAACGCGAGGACGGAACCTGCCGTCCATATCGACGGCAGGGTGGGGCCGCCGCTGTCGATGTGGTGGTCGTTGACGACCAGTGGGGTCAGCACGATCCCGGTGACCGCGATCGCGAGGTCGACGGCGAGGAAGCGCTTGGTGCAGGCGGCCGCGTTCTGGACGCGGGGCAGCGTGGCGAACGTCCACACGCACAGGACGACGTAGTAGGCGATGGCGATGCCGGGCCGGTCGAACTCGTCGTACGCGGTGGCGAAGAGCCCGACCGCGTACAGC
This portion of the Streptomyces canus genome encodes:
- a CDS encoding trp operon leader peptide — its product is MYAHSTQNWWWTAHPAAH
- a CDS encoding anthranilate synthase family protein; its protein translation is MDLNQLLHDDRPFALLRRRTPGHDENTVELLVGSVSTYDRLADLPDEGLALVPFRQIRERGFDVRDDGTPLAVLTPEQTHALSLTEALAQLPAHDVRVENGGFDVADEEYAEIVGRVLHEEIGRGEGANFVIRRTYEGGIPGFSRADALALFRRLLEGERGAYWTFVVHTGERTLVGASPEVHVRMSGGTVVMNPISGTYRYPAEGPTPEHLLDFLADGKEIEELSMVVDEELKMMCTVGDMGGVVIGPRLKEMSHLAHTEYELRGKSSLDVREVLKETMFAATVTGSPVQNACRVIERHEVGGRGYYAGALALLGRDSGGAQTLDSPILIRTADISTDGRLKVPVGATLVRGSDPVSEVAETHAKAAGVLAALGVRPSRPRAEHPRVSLADDPRVRAALDGRRTNLAPFWLRMQERSYGLEGHALVVDGEDTFTSMLAHVLRSGGLDVTVRRYDEPGLRDAVLAHEGPVVLGPGPGDPSDLDDPKMRFLRDLTALVVRGHRHGVLGVCLGHELIAAELGLEIVRKEVPYQGAQTAIDLFGRPETVGFYNSFVARCDDEVAEELAAHGIEVSRAGNTEVHALRGPGFAGVQFHPESVLTLNGAAVVRELVGQLRGTSTSGGACPRTPLRP
- a CDS encoding 6-phosphofructokinase → MRVGVLTGGGDCPGLNAVIRAIVRKGVQEYGYDFTGFRDGWRGPLEDATVRLDIPAVRGILPRGGTILGSSRTNPLKQEDGIRRIQENLAAREIEALIAIGGEDTLGVAAQLSDRHGVPCVGVPKTIDNDLSATDYTFGFDTAVGIATEAIDRLHTTAESHMRVLVCEVMGRHAGWIALHSGLAGGANVILIPEQRFDVDQVCAWITSRFKASYAPIVVVAEGAMPKDGDVVLKDESLDSFGHVRLSGVGEWLAKQIEKRTGKEARTTVLGHIQRGGTPSAFDRWLATRFGLHAIDAVREGDFGKMVALRGTDIVRVPIAEATAKLKTVDPKLYEEVGVFFG
- a CDS encoding response regulator, translating into MNDKGPIKVMVVDDHPMWRDAVARDLAESGLDVVATAGDGDQAVRRAKAADPDVLVLDLNLPVKPGVQVCKELVGHNPALRVLVLSASGEHADVLEAVKSGATGYLLKSASTEELLDAVRRTAVGDPVFTPGLAGLVLGEYRRLATDPAPTTDPDRPRAPQLTERETEVLRLVAKGLSYKQVAERLVISHRTVQNHVQNTLGKLQLHNRVELVRYAIERGLDDE
- the macS gene encoding MacS family sensor histidine kinase; translated protein: MVKQVRVMRMSVEQPLWRALTGYRVLTMLYAVGLFATAYDEFDRPGIAIAYYVVLCVWTFATLPRVQNAAACTKRFLAVDLAIAVTGIVLTPLVVNDHHIDSGGPTLPSIWTAGSVLAFAIKGGWRWAALASTPVAAANLFERGHPARDTVHNVILVWVASIAIGYVVEVARASERTLARALEIEAATRERERLARDIHDSVLQVLAMVQRRGAVMGGEAAELGRMAGEQEVALRTLVSGGLTSVSRVSRDAAQGAVVHVIDDGPDDRPDDGPLDLRALLAPYASAKVSLVEPGAPVPLPPPAARELAAAVGAALDNVHRHAGEHARAWILVEDEPDEVIVTVRDDGPGIPEGRLAQAEGEGRLGVALSIRGRLRDLGGSAELISPPGQGTEVELKVPKVSRGKAGQR